A segment of the Candidatus Eisenbacteria bacterium genome:
CTGGCGTCGAGCCTCGCCCTGATGCTCCTCTTCTGGCAGTGGCGGCCGATCGGCGGCGTCGTGTGGCAGGTGGAGCATCCGGCGGGACGAGTCGTGCTCTACGGCCTCTTCGCCGCCGGGTGGGTGATCGTCTTCGTCTCGACGTGCCTCATCAACCACTTCGATCTCTTCGGCCTGCGCCAGGTGTGGCTGCACCTTCGCGGCGAGCCGTATCGGCCCCTCGGCTTCGTCATCCCCGGTTGGTATCGGCACGTACGGCATCCGCTCTACGTCGGCTGGCTGCTCACGTTCTGGGCGACTCCGACGATGACGGTGGCACACCTGCTCTTCGCCGCCATGACGACGGCCTACATCCTCGTCGCGATCCGCTTCGAGGAGCGCGACCTCGGCGCGGTCCACGGCGAGCCATACGCGCAGTACCGCCGCGACACCCCGATGCTGGTGCCGCGCGTGCGCGTGACGAAGC
Coding sequences within it:
- a CDS encoding NnrU family protein, coding for MQRIGVFVYGVLAYACFFATFLYAVGFIGGFGVPHSIDSAPQGSLGVAIAVDVLLLAVFALQHSVMARPAFKRWWTRIVPEPAERSTYVLASSLALMLLFWQWRPIGGVVWQVEHPAGRVVLYGLFAAGWVIVFVSTCLINHFDLFGLRQVWLHLRGEPYRPLGFVIPGWYRHVRHPLYVGWLLTFWATPTMTVAHLLFAAMTTAYILVAIRFEERDLGAVHGEPYAQYRRDTPMLVPRVRVTKPVETKIPRTEVA